A single window of Triplophysa rosa linkage group LG20, Trosa_1v2, whole genome shotgun sequence DNA harbors:
- the ero1b gene encoding ERO1-like protein beta, whose protein sequence is MVKQTMQTPGLLILFSLLFCHFGWGWFQNNAKSKSQQHEPAYTSTSDSQDQSCLCHLTGVLDDCFCDIESIDVFNNFKIYPHIRKLTERDFFRYYKVNLKRPCPFWPDDSHCAIKDCHVEPCPESKVPVGIKSGNHNKYSRAANNINGVRECEQAHELGAINSTLSNQSKEAFVDWAHHDDAQDHFCGLDDEMSPESEYVDLLFNPERYTGYKGPSAWRVWNSIYEENCFKPRSVYRPLNPLAPSRGDDDGEGFYTWLEGLCLEKRVFYRLISGLHSSINIHLCAQYLLDEGWGKSVWGPNTHEFRQRFDPAETKGEGTRRLKNLYFLYLIELRALSKVAPYFERSFIHLYTGNTQEDSSTKDLLLDVLNETRAFPMHLDESSMFAGHKIEAKILKEEFRLHFKNISRIMDCVGCSKCRLWGKLQTQGLGTALKILFSEKEIKNLPENSPSKGFQLTRQEIVALLNGFARLSTSIKELQNFRTLLKDNR, encoded by the exons ATGGTAAAACAAACGATGCAAACGCCCGGACTCTTGATTTTATTCAGTTTGCTCTTCTGTCATTTCGGCTGGGGATGGTTTCAAAACAACGCGAAAAGCAAAAGTCAACAGCACGAGCCCGCGTACACAAGCACTTCCGACAGCCAGGACCAGAGCTGCCTGTGTCAT TTGACAGGTGTTTTGGACGACTGTTTCTGTGACATTGAGAGCATCGACGTCTTCAACAACTTCAAAATTTACCCCCACATTAGGAAACTCACAGAAAGAGATTTCTTTCGATACTACAAG GTGAATCTGAAGCGTCCGTGTCCGTTCTGGCCAGACGACAGCCACTGCGCCATTAAAGACTGTCACGTAGAGCCGTGTCCAGAG AGTAAAGTTCCTGTAGGGATCAAATCTGGCAACCATAACAAG TACTCTCGAGCGGCTAACAACATCAATGGCGTGAGAGAGTGTGAACAGGCACATGAGCTGGGTGCCATCAACAGCACGCTcag TAATCAGAGTAAAGAGGCGTTTGTGGACTGGGCTCACCACGATGACGCTCAGGATCATTTCTGTGGTCTGGACG atGAAATGTCTCCAGAGTCAGAGTATGTGGATCTACTGTTCAACCCAGAGCGATACACCGGATACAAGGGCCCTTCAGCCTGGAGAGTCTGGAACAGCATTTATGAGGAGAACTGCTTCaa GCCGCGGTCAGTGTATCGTCCTCTCAATCCTTTAGCTCCCAGTCGCGGTGATGATGACG GTGAAGGCTTCTACACGTGGCTGGAAG GTCTGTGTTTGGAGAAGAGAGTGTTCTACCGGCTCATATCCGGCCTTCACAGCAGCATCAACATCCATCTGTGCGCACAATACCTGCTGGACG AGGGTTGGGGGAAGTCAGTCTGGGGTCCCAACACGCACGAGTTCCGGCAACGGTTCGACCCGGCGGAGACGAAGGGCGAGGGCACGCGCAGACTGAAGAACCTGTACTTCCTGTACCTGATCGAGCTGAGAGCGCTCTCGAAAGTGGCTCCGTACTTCGAGCGCTCCTTCATTCATCTGTACACTGGAAACACACAGGAGGACTCGAGCACCAAAGACCTGCTGCTGGATGTTCTCAATGAGACCAG AGCATTCCCCATGCACTTAGATGAGAGCTCCATGTTTGCTGGCCACAAAATTGAGGCGAAGATATTAAAG GAAGAGTTTCGTCTTCATTTTAAGAACATCTCTCGTATCATGGACTGTGTGGGCTGCAGTAAATGTCGACTGTGGGGGAAACTGCAG ACACAGGGCCTGGGAACGGCTCTGAAGATTCTGTTTTCTGAGAAAGAGATCAAGAACCTTCCGGAAAACAGCCCGTCCAAAGGCTTCCAGCTCACACGTCAGGAGATCGTGGCTCTGCTCAATGGATTCGCGAG ACTCTCCACCAGTATAAAAGAGCTGCAGAACTTCCGCACTCTTCTGAAGGACAATAGGTAA
- the gpr137bb gene encoding G protein-coupled receptor 137Ba, producing the protein MAHESRAAGQGNASLSPSTLSPAIPPYVKLGLTVAYTVFYSILFAFIYAQLWLVLRYRHKRFSYQTAFLFLCLLWAALRALLFSFYFRDCVTANALGPFSFWLLYCFPVCLQFFTLSLMNLYCAQVFFKAKSKYSPHLLKYKFPLYLLFVGVSLLFVLVNLTCALLVKMTDAQVKHIVLVRVTINDSLFVLCAVSLAVCLYKVAKMSLANIYLESKGTSVCQVTLIGLTVILLYASRACYNLVVLALTDIETINSFDYDWYNVSDQADLRSSLGDAGYVVFGVILFVWELLPTSLVVFFFRVRKPAQDKSGSAIPSHVFTNRPYFFDNPRRYDSDDDLAWVSHPTATSTSLCSDGYDWSSRSSSFLVHLGGDDQRSSTATVGLHR; encoded by the exons ATGGCTCATGAATCCAGAGCGGCTGGGCAGGGAAACGCCTCCCTCTCTCCTTCGACTCTCAGCCCCGCCATCCCTCCGTACGTGAAGCTGGGTCTGACGGTGGCCTACACCGTCTTCTACTCCATCCTCTTCGCCTTCATCTACGCTCAGCTGTGGCTGGTGCTGCGCTACCGTCACAAGCGCTTCAGTTATCAGACGGCGTTCCTCTTTCTGTGTCTGCTGTGGGCGGCGCTGCGTGCGCTCCTCTTCTCCTTCTATTTCAGAGACTGCGTGACGGCCAACGCGCTGGGACCTTTCTCCTTCTGGCTGCTCTACTGCTTCCCCGTGTGTCTGCAGTTCTTCACGCTCAGTCTCATGAACCTGTACTGCGCTCAG GTCTTCTTCAAAGCAAAGTCCAAATATTCTCCACACCTGCTGAAATATAA GTTTCCTCTCTATCTGCTGTTTGTTGGAGTGAGTTTGTTGTTTGTTCTGGTGAATCTGACATGTGCTCTGCTGGTGAAGATGACGGACGCGCAGGTGAAGCACATCGTTCTGGTGCGCGTCACCATCAATGACTCGCTCTTCGTCCTCTGCGCCGTCTCTCTGGCCGTCTGCCTCTATAAAGTGGCCAAAATGTCTCTGGCCAACATCTACCTGGAGTCAAAG GGAACATCTGTGTGTCAGGTGACCCTGATCGGACTCACGGTGATATTGCTGTACGCATCACGGGCTTGTTATAATTTAGTGGTCTTGGCTCTGACAGACATAGAGACCATAAACTCGTTTGATTACGACTGGTACAACGTGTCTGATCAG GCGGATCTCAGGTCCAGTCTGGGTGATGCTGGTTATGTGGTGTTTGGAGTGATTCTCTTCGTGTGGGAACTGCTGCCCACGTCCCTGGTGGTCTTTTTCTTCAGGGTCCGCAAACCTGCACAAGACAAG AGTGGTTCTGCCATCCCCAGTCACGTGTTCACAAACAGACCCTATTTCTTCGACAACCCCAGACGTTACGACAGCGACGATGATCTAGCCTGGGTATCCCACCCTACAGCCACATCCACCAG TTTATGTTCTGATGGTTATGACTGGAGCAGCCGCAGCAGCAGTTTTCTGGTCCATCTGGGAGGAGACGATCAGCGGTCGTCCACGGCAACAGTGGGACTCCACCGTTAG